One Solanum pennellii chromosome 9, SPENNV200 DNA segment encodes these proteins:
- the LOC107031550 gene encoding anthocyanidin 3-O-glucosyltransferase-like has product MEINGNSNDVLHIVLFPFFAFGHISPFVQLSNKLSIHGVKVSFFTASGNANRVKSMLNSAPTTSIVPLTLPQVEGLPPGAECTAELTPVTAELLKVALDQMQPQIKSLLSNLRPHFVLFDFAQDWLPKMADELGIKSVYYSVFVALSTAFLTCPARVPQPKNYPSLEDMKKPPPAFPHTSVTSVKTFEAQDFLYMFKSFHGGPTVYDRVLSGLKGCSAIIAKTCSQMEGPYIEYVKSQFKKPVFLVGPVVPDPPTGELEERWGNWLNKFELGSVIYSSFGSETFLTDDQIKELALGLEETGLPFFLVLNFPANIDVSTELNRVLPKGFMERVKERGIIHSGWVQQQQILAHSSVGCYVCHAGFSSVIEALVNDCQVVMLPQKGDQFLNAKLVSGDMKAGVEVNRRDEDGYFGKQDIKEAVEMVMMEEPGKLFRENQKKWKEFLLNKDIQCKFIEDLVYEMKDMAKISTN; this is encoded by the coding sequence ATGGAGATCAATGGGAACTCAAATGATGTTCTTCACATAGTTTTGTTCCCTTTTTTCGCATTTGGTCATATTAGTCCATTTGTTCAGCTTTCTAACAAGCTCTCCATTCATGGTGTTAAAGTTTCATTTTTCACTGCATCTGGCAATGCAAACAGAGTGAAATCTATGTTGAACTCTGCTCCAACTACTAGTATTGTCCCTCTCACTCTTCCGCAAGTCGAAGGTCTACCTCCTGGTGCTGAATGTACTGCTGAATTGACACCAGTAACTGCTGAACTTCTCAAAGTTGCTTTAGACCAAATGCAACCACAAATCAAGTCTTTACTTTCCAATCTCAGACCCCATTTTGTTCTTTTCGACTTTGCTCAAGATTGGCTCCCTAAAATGGCTGATGAATTGGGGATCAAATCTGTTTATTACTCTGTTTTTGTTGCACTCTCCACTGCTTTTCTTACTTGTCCTGCTAGAGTCCCTCAACCCAAAAATTATCCATCTcttgaagacatgaaaaaaccTCCACCTGCATTTCCTCACACATCTGTTACCTCAGTCAAAACCTTTGAAGCTCAAGATTTTCTATACATGTTCAAGAGTTTCCATGGAGGTCCTACAGTATACGACCGCGTACTCTCAGGTCTGAAGGGGTGCTCTGCTATAATAGCTAAAACTTGTTCTCAAATGGAAGGACCTTATATCGAATACGTTAAATCACAATTCAAGAAACCTGTTTTTCTAGTTGGACCAGTAGTACCTGATCCACCTACAGGAGAATTAGAAGAACGATGGGGTAATTGGCTaaacaaatttgaattaggatcTGTTATTTACTCTTCTTTCGGAAGCGAAACATTCTTAACTGATGATCAGATAAAAGAACTAGCTTTAGGTTTGGAAGAAACAGggcttcctttctttcttgtCTTGAATTTTCCTGCAAATATTGATGTTTCAACTGAACTAAACAGAGTCTTACCAAAAGGGTTTATGGAGAGAGTGAAAGAAAGGGGAATTATTCATTCAGGTTGGGTTCAGCAACAACAGATACTTGCACATTCTAGTGTTGGTTGTTATGTATGTCATGCAGGATTCAGTTCAGTGATAGAGGCATTAGTGAATGATTGTCAAGTTGTTATGTTGCCACAGAAAGGTGATCAGTTCTTGAATGCAAAACTAGTGAGTGGGGATATGAAAGCTGGGGTGGAGGTGAATAGGAGAGATGAAGATGGATATTTTGGTAAACAAGATATTAAGGAAGCTGTGGAGATGGTGATGATGGAGGAGCCAGGTAAATTGTTTAGGGAAAATCAGAAGAAATGGAAGGAGTTTCTGTTGAATAAGGATATACAATGCAAGTTTATTGAGGATTTAGTTTATGAAATGAAGGACATGGCTAAGATCTCAACTAACTAG